A DNA window from Accipiter gentilis chromosome 30, bAccGen1.1, whole genome shotgun sequence contains the following coding sequences:
- the PARP1 gene encoding poly [ADP-ribose] polymerase 1 — MAEPAEKLYRAEYAKSGRASCKKCGESIAKDSLRLALMVQSPMFDGKVPHWHHYSCFWKRARIVSHADIDGFPELRWEDQEKIKKAIETGGPGGGKGGEQEGGGKAEKSLNDFAAEYAKSNRSTCKGCEQKIEKGQIRISKKMVHPEKPQLGMIDNWYHPDCFVSRRAELGFLPAYGATQLLGFSILKAEDKETLKKQLPATKSEGKRKGEEVDGNVTAKKKQKKEKEKESKQEKQLKEQTELIWGIKDELRKVCSTNDLKELLIANKQEVPSGENAILDRVADGMAFGALLPCEECKGQFVFKSDAYYCSGDITAWTKCVAKTQTPNRKDWVIPKEFREIPYLKKFKCKKQDRVFPPDAATVNSVPPPSSSAPLAETVSAPRDKPLTNMKILVLGKLSKNKEEVKSIVEDLGGKMTTTANKATLCISTQKDVEKMSKKMEEVKEAKVRVVSEEFLQDVKSSSKDFQELVSLHALSPWGAEVKMEHEEMAVDGKCSKPPSTKSAGKVKEEQGPSKSEKKMKLTVKGGAAVDPDSGLEDSAHVFEKGGKIFSATLGLVDIVKGTNSYYKLQLLEDDRENRYWVFRSWGRVGTVIGSNKLEQMPSKEDAVEHFLNLYEEKTGNSWHSKNFTKYPKKFYPLEIDYGQDEEAVRKLTVGAGTKSKLAKPIQDLIKMIFDVESMKKAMVEFEIDLQKMPLGKLSKRQIQSAYSILNEVQQAVSDSGSESQILDLSNRFYTLIPHDFGMKKPPLLNNLEYIQAKVQMLDNLLDIEVAYSLLRGGNEDGDKDPIDINYEKLRTDIKVVDKDSEEAKIIKQYVKNTHAATHNAYDLKVVDIFRIEREGESQRYKPFKQLHNRQLLWHGSRTTNFAGILSQGLRIAPPEAPVTGYMFGKGIYFADMVSKSANYCHTSQADPIGLILLGEVALGNMYELKNASHITKLPKGKHSVKGLGKTAPDPTATTTLGGVEVPLGNGISTGINDTCLLYNEYIVYDVAQVNLKYLLKLKFNYKTSLW, encoded by the exons ATGGCGGAGCCGGCGGAGAAGCTGTACCGGGCGGAGTACGCCAAGAGCGGCCGCGCTTCCTGCAAGAAATGCGGCGAGAGCATCGCCAAGGACTCGCTGCGCCTGGCCCTCATGGTGCAG TCACCCATGTTTGATGGCAAAGTCCCTCACTGGCACCACTACAGCTGCTTCTGGAAGCGGGCTCGAATTGTGTCCCATGCAGACATTGATGGCTTCCCTGAGCTCCGGTGGGAAGATCAGGAAAAAATCAAGAAAGCCATTGAAACTGGAGGCCCTGGAGGAG GAAAAGGAGGGGAACAGGAAGGAGGTGGCAAGGCTGAGAAGAGCCTGAACGACTTTGCTGCAGAATATGCCAAGTCTAACAGAAGTACTTGCAAAGGCTgtgaacagaaaatagaaaag GGCCAGATTCGGATTTCCAAGAAGATGGTGCATCCTGAAAAGCCGCAGCTGGGAATGATAGATAACTGGTACCATCCGGACTGCTTTGTGAGCCGCCGAGCAGAGCTGGGTTTCCTCCCGGCATATGGGGCCACCCAGCTCCTGGGCTTCAGCATCTTGAAAGCTGAAGATAAAGAAACTCTTAAGAAGCAGCTCCCGGCTACCAAGAGTGAAGG aaagagaaaaggagaagaggTAGATGGAAATGTGACTgcgaaaaagaaacagaagaaagaaaaagagaaagaatcaaagcaggaaaaacagcTGAAG GAGCAGACAGAGCTGATCTGGGGCATCAAAGATGAGCTGAGGAAGGTCTGCTCCACTAATGACCTGAAAGAGCTGCTGATCGCCAACAAGCAGGAAGTTCCTTCAGGGGAGAATGCG ATTTTGGACCGAGTAGCAGATGGGATGGCGTTTGGAGCTCTTCTTCCCTGCGAGGAGTGTAAGGGGCAGTTTGTGTTCAAGAGTGACGCATACTACTGTTCAGGGGATATTACTGCCTGGACTAAGTGTGTTGCTAAAACGCAGACTCCCAACAGGAAGGACTGGGTAATCCCAAAG GAGTTTCGGGAAATTCCTTACCTGAAGAAATTTAAGTGTAAGAAGCAGGACAGGGTATTCCCTCCAGATGCTGCGACTGTGAACTCTGTGCCTCCTCCCTCCTCATCTGCTCCTTTGGCAGAGACTGTGTCCGCACCCAGAG ACAAACCACTGACCAACATGAAGATCCTGGTTCTTGGAAAACTGTCAAAGAACAAGGAGGAGGTGAAGAGCATTGTGGAGGACCTGGGAGGAAAGATGACGACAACAGCTAACAAGGCTACCCTGTGCATCAGCACACAGA AGGATGTGGAGAAAATGAGCAAGAAGATGGAAGAAGTGAAGGAGGCCAAAGTCCGTGTGGTCTCAGAGGAGTTTCTTCAGGATGTGAAATCCTCCAGCAAGGACTTCCAGGAGCTTGTGTCTCTCCATGCACTTTCACCTTGGGGTGCGGAGGTGAAAATGGAGCATGAGGAAATGGCCGTGGATGGGAAGTGCAGCAAGCCCCCAAGTACGAAGAGTGCTGGGAAGGTCAAAGAAGAACAAG GACCTAGCAAGTCTGAAAAGAAGATGAAGCTAACAGTTAAGGGTGGAGCAGCAGTAGATCCTGATTCTG GTTTGGAGGATTCTGCTCATGTCTTTGAAAAAGGTGGAAAGATTTTCAGTGCAACCCTGGGCCTAGTAGATATTGTGAAAGGAACAAATTCCTATTACAAACTGCAACTGCTAGAGGATGACAGAGAGAACAG ATACTGGGTATTCAGATCTTGGGGTCGCGTGGGCACTGTAATCGGGAGTAACAAGCTGGAGCAGATGCCATCAAAAGAAGATGCCGTTGAACACTTCCTGAATTTGTATGAAGAGAAAACTGGCAATTCTTGGCATTCAAAGAACTTCACTAAATATCCAAAAAAATTCTACCCACTGGAAATAGATTATGGACAG GATGAAGAAGCTGTCAGGAAGCTGACAGTGGGTGCCGGGACTAAGTCAAAACTTGCTAAGCCAATCCAAGACCTTATTAAGATGATCTTTGATGTGGAGAGCATGAAGAAAGCAATGGTGGAATTTGAG ATTGACCTGCAGAAGATGCCATTGGGAAAACTGAGCAAGCGACAGATCCAGAGCGCATACTCCATCCTTAATGAGGTTCAGCAG GCGGTTTCTGACAGTGGTTCGGAATCCCAGATCTTGGACCTCTCCAACCGCTTCTACACTCTGATTCCTCATGACTTTGGGATGAAGAAACCACCTCTCCTAAATAACTTGGAATACATTCAG GCTAAAGTACAGATGTTGGACAACTTGCTTGATATTGAGGTTGCTTACAGCCTTCTAAGAGGTGGAAATGAAGATGGAGATAAAGACCCAATTGACATCAACTATGAAAAACTTCGAACTGATATTAAg GTTGTTGACAAAGATTCAGAAGAAGCCAAGATTATTAAACAATATGTGAAAAATACTCATGCTGCTACTCACAATGCATATGATCTCAAAGTCGTGGAT ATCTTCAGGATTGAGCGTGAAGGAGAGAGTCAGCGTTACAAGCCATTTAAGCAGCTTCATAATCGCCAGCTGCTGTGGCATGGTTCCCGCACCACCAACTTCGCTGGTATCCTCTCACAGGGTCTCCGGATAGCTCCCCCTGAAGCTCCTGTG ACTGGCTACATGTTTGGGAAGGGCATCTATTTTGCAGACATGGTATCCAAGAGTGCCAACTACTGTCACACATCTCAGGCTGATCCCATAGGCTTAATACTACTGGGAGAAGTTGCCCTTGGAAATAT GTATGAGCTAAAGAATGCTTCTCACATAACAAAATTGCCCAAGGGAAAACACAGTGTGAAAG GCTTGGGCAAAACTGCACCTGATCCCACAGCCACTACCACCCTTGGTGGTGTAGAGGTTCCCTTAGGGAATGGGATCTCAACAGGAATTAATGATACCTGTCTTCTGTATAATGA ATATATTGTGTATGATGTTGCTCAGGTAAATCTGAAGTACCTGCTGAAATTGAAATTCAACTATAAGACATCACTCTGGTGA